The nucleotide sequence tttgttttttttgaaaaacaacaacaccaaaaacaTTCCCAGATCCCACACCAGCAAAGCTGCCGCCCCAACCAGAGAACACACGAGTTAACTGTGTCCTCTTTTGCTCCTTTCTGGAAGGAGACACCTCAGTTTTGCACAAGGGAGAGATGGCTCAGCGGCTGCCGAGAACCTCACCTGTGAGACCTTTCGAAGTGGTGGATGGGAAGCCAGTCTGGGCTGCTGAGGAAGCGCTGCTCCAGTTCAGAGGCCAGATCCTCAGCATGAGGGGGCAACCCGTGAGGAAGCTGTaaggtgggatgggggggggaaaagGTGCACGTGTCATTCCGAGATACCAGCGTCTATGCAGCCAAGGTAACTTGCAGTCCCCAAATGGGTCACATCCTGATGTAAAACAGGTCGTATCCTTGCAGCCGCCACGATCATGCTCTCAAAGACCGGTCAAGACGTTTTAAGTCACAAAATGTCATTGAAAAGatgggcaggagggagagaaaacagacaggcatatatgggggggggggtttaaactttttttttttttaattgcttgacGTTCCACTTGATTGGTTGGTTGCCCTAActgaccagcctccactgagcaAACGAAGAAATGAAGAGCGGAAACAATGCAACAAACCGAAATGCtggaattcaagttacaagaagggagattccgactcgacgtaaggaagaactttctgacagcaagagctttttgacagtggaacagtctccctgttcgggaggttgtggactctccttctttggaagtttttaagcagaggttgcaaggccacctgtcatgtatgatctagttgagattcctgcattgcagggggttggactagatgaccctcagggtcctgtccaactctataattctacaattctatgaattcaaCTTCTTGCATTTGGATCCCACTTTTATTCTGTCATAGCATGCGGTTCCCAGGAGGCCGCTCATTCAGTTACTGACCATACCTGGGACTACTTCACTTCAGCACATCAGCTGCCTCACCTGCAGGAGCCCTGGatactttaaagaaaaaataataatggttttCCAGAATTTCAATATGTGAAGTTGGTGGCTGCTTGTTACCATTAAGAAAATTCCTCTCTCGTTCCAGGGTTGGAAAGGGGCACTCCTTACCGTGGTTAGCGGGAATCTATCTCCATGAGGCCCTTCCTCTTGGGTGATGAGCTCAAAACGGCCGGCACATCCAACCTCCAGAATGGAGAGGGGTAACTCCAGAGGCCCCCTGGGGGGCAGGACTAGAAGGGAACAAGGAGAAAAGGACATTGTGAAATTCATCATCCCATTTTCAGTCGCTACTCCCGCTGACCCCAGTGTAACTTTCAAAGAATTATAACGCTGAAAGGGGCCTCAGAGGTCATCGGTGCCGAATGCAACTTACAGCGTGCTGCTTTGGGGGATCGTTGCTTCATATTATtatatcaataaatatgttttcaccccactccccccccccaaaaatgcaacTACAGGACCTTGAATTATGGCTATCCATCCTTTGCTTAAATTACCTCCAGGAAAGGTAAAGTTTACCGATGCAAAGGTCAGATTCCTTTGGTTTTATTTGACGAAAAATATGTGTGCCACTTTTCCAAACAAACTGAGAAGCATCTCACAGCAACAGCAACCCATTAGGACATACAGTATTTCAACAAAACCCTATAACAGTGTCTTATTGTTATCTGTTTTATTATCTGGCTTACTGTTTTACGACGTATTATAAACCTCGCTGGTGAtcttttgttgttggcatccatctgtcttgagagacaatggagtgcgcctctcgGGGTGAAAGGCATCATGAAAAGGGGCAGAACGGGGCGGGTGGGGGTGGAACTGAGCAAAGTGGGCTTATGCTTGTTCTGCCAATGCACGCAGGGGTCCAGAATGGAACCCTGGCACAAAACGAGGATTGTCTGTACTAGATAACTAGATTTTCATCTCTTTGcttttatctgtgttttattgatcattattatttattcacatTGCTTAAAAGattctttgttttctctctctaaaaatgaataaattaataatgGCCTTATATAGGCATGAGCAAATAAAACTAATTTTTACTTTCCTTCAACTTTTTCCATTTTCAGTTGGCTATGTAACTTTCAAGACCTGGTGCCTGAGCTTGCTcagttttcccttccttttcccttctGTGCCGTgtcttttttatgttgtaagcctGCATGGAAAGAACTGTCTTTGGTTTTTAATCTGTGTACAGCACAAAGcaaattttattacttatttttctgctctgctttcctttagaccacaccagtgaggccggggcggggcggggaggagagagtcttgtcatttgggcagcccaggacctgcatacacactccccaggctggaaccccagggaggtcactttggggctgcaattgcagcaaaaacaatgctggaggcagcagttatgagttccCGGTCTCTGCAGCCGCAGCAGGTGCTACGATTCTCCAGAGGTTTGAAtgcacccccagaggcgcactccattgtctcttaagaTGCCaacaatttacagtggtacctctggttacgtacttaattagttccggaagtccgttcttaacctgaaaccgttcttaacctgaagcaccactttagctaatggggcctcctgctgccattgcgccaccagagcaaagtttctgttcttatcctgaagcaaagttcttaacctgaagcgttatttctgggttagcggagtctgtaacctgaagcgtatgtaacctgaagcgtatataacccaaggtaccactgtatttcataaaaattacacACCACTTgactgttaaaaaacaacaaccctcttcAGGTTTACAAATGATAAAACAGTAATATTGAGGGGAAATTTACAGCCCTCCTTTAAAACATAAGAAAGCTGAAATactaaaaaaaagaggaaaaggctAAAATTGCTCCAGCTTTTTAAGCATCTGGGCAAGGCTTGGTCTAAACAGGACTGTTTTCAGAAGCCTCCGAAAAGATCCCGTCGAAGGCGCTtgcttgatctcaagaggcagggagttccaaaggggaGGCGGCGCCAAAGTTCTCTCACCTATCCTCTCCATCTCCATCGCCACTTCCACAGCTCGCTCAGGGGCGTGGCAAACCCCTAACCCGGAAGTGCTCGTTCAAATCCAACCTGGTGAGGGCGGAAGCAGCGGTCGCCCCTCGCTGCTGAAAAGCGGAAGCGAGCAGCGACGCCGACACGGGATTGGTCAAATTCCAGTCAGAGGCGGAGCGCCCTGTTGGAAGAAAGCGGAAGCAGCCGTTGGAAGAGCAGTCGAGAGTTTCGGGGTCCGCTTGGTTCCATTTCCAACGCAGGCCGTGCCCGCCGTTGTCCAATGGCGGCGCGGCATGTAAAATTGCAAACGTCTCGTCGCTGCGTCATACGCACGCTCAAACGAGCCCCGTCGCGTTTCGAACGTTTCCGCCCTGCTACGCAATTCAGCCAACGAGCGGCCGATATGTAAATCGCTCCTtggacgcgcgcgcgcgcgcactctCCTTTCATCGAGGCCGCCTTTCCAGTCAGCCAATGGGCTTCGCGTTGCTGAGTAGCTTATGCAAATGTACGTAGAGACTTCCTCCTGCTGCGTGGGGTTGTCCCAGAGGCGTGTCTAGAGCGTGCTGTGGGAGAGAAGGCTCGCGCGACGGGGAGAGGACGCGGGAGTTGGTGCAGCAGCTGGTGAGTGGGAGGCCGAAGGAGGGATGTGATTGGTGCAAAGCTCGTTGCAGTCCAAGGTATCCCCAGTAAATAACCAGGCAGGAAAATAGGTGTAAGTGAAGAATGGGTCGaataggccacaattttattggttacagatacTAAGGCATTATAGGGTATACCATTTTCAACTCTGCTGGGAGTGCTTTCTAGGGTCGACCTAACCTGGGGGTGGGTGAGAGTGCTATGGCTGACGACAAATAGGGGTAACCCCCCACCCGGGGTTCCTGTTGCAACTCCTCCTGGGTCCCTTTATTGGGATACCCTTTTGCAtgcaggggcaggcagaggctacaccCTCCCCTCGCTCCAAGACTAAGGCTTGCTGTTgtttagtggtgtccgactcttcgtggccccatggaccagagaacaccaggcactcctgtcttccgctgcctcctgcagtttggtcagactcatgttggtagcttcgagaacactgcccaaccatctcgtcctctgccgtccccttctccttgtgccctcaaatcTTCCCCAatatcagcgtcttttccagggagttttctcttctcatgaggtggccaaagtattggagcctcagcttcaggagactaatgcttacccaatgcctactacaggtgggtagctgtgttggtctgccatagtcaaaacaaaatcaaaaattctttccagtagcaccttagagaccaactgagtttgttcttggtatgagcttttgtgtgcatgcacacttcttcagataccaatgccTACTGCCACTCGAGCTAGAGCCTGCTGGAAAGGAAACCAAAGGCAGGGGCACCTGGGTCAAAGACTTAGTTTGGCACCCACACACCACATGCatatgcaagcacacacacaggctgggagcctcaatggcgccccTCTGGAAGCTTCACCCTGGGGCAAACAAACCCTGGCTAGTCACCTCCCGTAGCTATGACGCTGCCAAAGGTGGGATATTCGTGCAAAGCCAAGCTGCAAATGTGCTTGTAGTTGGCATGACCCCACTTCTGcacttatttgtcttcctttttttaaaaaaaatgacaatggAATATGGTGCTTGGAATAAGGTATGGGATTCTCTCCCCGCGAGAGGTGAaactggcgccttcattatgtaGTTTTTGCTGactgctgaagacacacctgcttttgacacttgaaatgcattttttttggaCCTGCCCTATTCTCTAGGCTGCTatcagtttttaaatatttttgaaaataatgCGAACCTGCTAGATCAGCTGACAGCCCATCTAGTCGAACATCCTGTGTTTTCATGGGCTCATCAgaattctgggctagatgggctatCAGCCTGATCCAGGAGAACCTTCTTAGGTGGCATTGTTCTTGCTTATATGGAAGACCCTATTTGCAATTCCCTTTACTCCGCAACCGTTAAAGGTGCTGGAGGAAGAAGCTGTGTTGCGCTATAGATCCAGGTTGGTTGACCAACCCACAAGCTGCCGCTGATGGCCTATTTCGTTGTCTTCCCTTTCCAGACGGTGACTTTGCTTATCAGCCATGATTGTCATTCCCCCGGGACTGACGGACGAAGAGGAGGCTCTGCAGAAGAAGTTTGCCAAACTCAAGAAAAAGGTCAGACTCCTTTTCGTCGATGTCGAGGGGTAGATTCCACCCTAGGCAGGCCAGGCCgaatcatgttgttgttggcTGTTCaaggccattggtccacccagtCCTGGCCAGCGTGGCCAACGATTAGACACAAGAATAGAAAGAAGCCCGCTggatcatataataataataatacaattatagagttggaagggtccccaatggtcatctagtccaacccgctgcaatgcaggaatctaaagaAACGCATGCatgacagataataataataataataattattattattattatttatttataccccgcccatctggctgggtctccccggccactctgggcagcctccaacaaatattaaaataccatacaaagtcacaaattaaaaacttccctaaacagggctgccttcaggtattttctaaatgacaggtagttgtttatctctctgacccctgatgggagggcgttccacagggcgggcgccactaccgagaaggccctctgcctggttccctgtagctttgcttctcgcagggagggaaccgccagaaggccctcggcgctggatctcaatgtccgggctaaacggtgggggtggagacgctccttcaggtatacaggaccgaggccgtttagggctttaaaggtcaacaccaacactttgaattgtgctcagaaatgtactgggagccaatgcagatttctcaggaccggtgttatgtggtccaggcggccactcccagtcaccagtctagctgccgcattctggattaattgcagtttccgggtcaccttcaaaggtagccccacgtagagcgcattgcagtagtccaagcgggagataaccagagcatgcaccactctggcaagacagtctgcgggcaggtagggtctcagcctgcgtaccagatggagctggtagacagccgccctggacacagaattaacctgcgcttccatggacagctgttagtccaaaatgactcccaggctacgcacctggtccttcaggggcacagttaccccgttcaggaccagggagatggccatccaacctctgcttaaaaacctcagaggaaggagagcccacaacctcccaagggagatcgTTTCACTTGCTGCCAGGTGCgtagtcagaatctccctttttgtcgcttgaagccattggttcaaaccctaccctctagagcaggagaaaacaagcttgttccctcttgcGTGTCACGGGGCCCatccattccagcatcctgttctcacagtggacaaccagatgcctctgggatgatggggagttgtagcccagcaacttCTCACGAACCACAGGGTCACCTGTTGGTAGATGACAACAGAAGAAGACAgggtggaagggaagggagagaaatagGTTTGTAGATGCCACGTTAAATGGTTGTCATTGTTGTTCCTCCCCAGAAAAAGTCCCTCATGGCCTTGAAGAAGCAGCAGAGTTCAACCAGCCAAGCCAGCCAGGGAGGAATTAAACGCTGTAAGTCGGACTTCCACCAAGGGAGGTGGTGGAGGGGAGTAGGGCGGACCTGGGTCCACAAACACTTGGGACACTCTCTTGCATTTCTCCTGCCCGCTTTGCAGCCATCTCTGACCAGCCGGTAGTGGACACGGCCACAGCGACGGAGCAAGCCAAGATGCTCGTGAAAACGGGGGCCATCAGCGCTATCAAAGCAGAGAACAAGAACTCTGGGTTCAAGCGCTCTCGCACGCTGGAAGGGAAGCTGAAAGTAAGGGGAGCTAAATGGGTGGAGActagggcgtgtgtgtgtgtgtgtctggtgaTCAACATTGaggtatatcaccagctaaacatcacaatatgcCAACGTATCACGATTTCTGAAATAAGACAGGGGCATttgctggcttcacggtttttacTGCATCACACGCTTGAGCACACACACAATACGGTTTATGTTATATTTTGCCAAGTCGAAAATTATGAACTGATTTCACAATACGGACttcagttttggatgatatatcaatatatttccCCCAGCCCTAACAGAGACTGTGGGAAGGGGAGCAGGGTTGTCTTCAGCAGTCCAACCTTAACCTCTTGCGTGTCTTTAGGATCCCGAGAAAGGACCAGTCACGACTTTCCAACCTTTTCAGCGCAGCATCTCTGCGGACGACGATTCTCAAGAGGTACCTGGCGTTTGATTTCCCGGCTAACGGAGGGAAATTGGGTGGGTTGGCAGAGAGCTAGGCAATCCTGCTTGCTCCTCCACCTTCACTAGTTCACGGGGTGCCCCAGGGCAGCGTAAAGTGTTTCTGCATACTTCATGGAGCTCCACCCACTCGCCATGTTCAGCTGGTGTACatggaggaagctgcctttttctGAGTCAGACCTGTTGGCCCATTTAGAGCTCAGTAATCTCCACacggcagctctccagggtttcaggcagggagtctggAGGGTGCTGGGGATCGAACATGggacatgcaaaacagatgctctcccATGGAGCTACAGCCTCCTTCCCCCCCAACAACATACAAGGACAGGTCTGTGGGAGCTGCTGGTGCTGATCTGGGTGCCTGCACACCTTCAGACAGGCCGGCAAGGTTCCGTGATGGGTGCCGGCCACCGTTCATAGTGGGATGGGGCCATGTTGTCCAAGTATGCTCAGAGCTGCAACTGGAAGATCCACAAATATCCGGGAGAGCTCAAATCAAGCTCCCTGACTCCAGGTTCTACTTccacatggtcagaggcagtatgatcgccagttgctggaaatcacaggagaggaAGGTGCtttcttgcaggtttcccttaGGCCAGGAGTTCCCAAATGGTGGTCCGCAGAACAATAACTACCACAGAGATAATCAAAATTTTCACAAGTAGGAGGTCCATGGGGTGCACGATACTTAGAGAATTGGGAACAGCTGTCTTAGACAATTGGTTGGCTAGCTGTGAGACCAGATTGTTGGGctagatgaagagtttggatttgatatcccgctttatcactacccgaaggagtctcaaagcggctaacattctcctttcccttcctcccccacaacaaacactctgtgaggtgagtgcggctgagagactccaaagaagtgtgactagcccaaggtcacccagcagatgcatgtggaggagcggagacgcgaacccggttccccagattacgagtctaccgctcttagccactacaccacactggtgcatTTGCTCAAGCAGGGCTGTTCTCATGTTCTCAGGATGTAGCCAAAGGGGTCAACGCTGAAGAAGCAAGGACACTGTTTTGAGCTCCACTCCAACCCCTGTTCAGCCGTTCAGCCAGTCATCCATGCTTGTAGCTGCCACGTGACATCGTGGAACCGATGAAATGAAGGGGGAACTAGATCCCAAAAGGTCTTTGGGGTGGTGAAAGAGAGAGCAGGGGGTGTTTGTTTTTAGCTACCCAGAGGTTTCTTGATTCAGCCCAGGGCTACTAGCTGCTAATTTTAATACGATGACTGGTGTCTTTTTTTCTATTAATGTTTTGTTTCAGTCACGGCGTCCCCAGAGGAAGTCTCTCTACGAAAGGTTGGTAGATGATTTGACCTTTCGATATTTGTTTTGACCTGTAGGATCAGGCCAAATCCCAGAGAACTGCAGCAAACAGTGTTTGGATTGTGGCAGTTTAATAATTAtgaggctccccactcctgctctgatCTGTTGATCCCTTCTCAAGGGATAAATGGCCTTATCAGCGTAGGTCTTCGAAAGGACTTTGAAGATCTATTTGGTTCAAATGACACATAATAAGGATGATTTCACTGATTACGCTGCTGGTTTGTCAGCTTTGAGGTTGCTCGTTGTGCTGGTTCGAAGTGCGTTTCCGAATTATTTATTAACGGCAGGTAATTTTTGGCACTGCTGGTGGTTtcgaaatgtgtttttaaaagtcatcATCTCCATTTTGAAACGTTTGGTATTTGTAACCCGTGGTTTACAAATCGCATTGCATTATTGAAATTGTGATTTGACGGCGCACGTTTGTTAGACGCTGCCTTCAAAGTGAAACAAAAATGGGTAGAGATGACGCCTTCCCCCCGTTCCATGCTCTTTCCCAGCTTTGTGAGCTCCAGCGATCGCCTGCGGGATCCAGAGAAGGATCCAGAAGTGGGCAGGGATCCAGAGAAAGAGCCAGACCGGGGGGAGAACCTCCGCAATTTCGAGTGGGACTATGACCGCGATCGCAGCCGGGACCGGAGCAGAGAGCGCGACAGAGACCGGGATCGGGACCGGGACAGGGACAGGGACAGGGATCGGGACCGAGACCGAGACAGAGAGGGCAGCTTCCGCCGTAAGGACTCCTTGggggcagggtggataaaaatcaatgggttttaaaaataaa is from Lacerta agilis isolate rLacAgi1 chromosome 2, rLacAgi1.pri, whole genome shotgun sequence and encodes:
- the NELFE gene encoding negative elongation factor E → MIVIPPGLTDEEEALQKKFAKLKKKKKSLMALKKQQSSTSQASQGGIKRSISDQPVVDTATATEQAKMLVKTGAISAIKAENKNSGFKRSRTLEGKLKDPEKGPVTTFQPFQRSISADDDSQESRRPQRKSLYESFVSSSDRLRDPEKDPEVGRDPEKEPDRGENLRNFEWDYDRDRSRDRSRERDRDRDRDRDRDRDRDRDRDRDREGSFRRSDSFPDRRAPRKGNTVYVYGADMKQSMLRTAFSAFGNIIDLSMDNPRNCAFVTYEKMESADQAIAELNGKVVEDVQLKVSIARKQPMLDAATGKSVWGSLAVKNSNKGSHRDKRSQVVYNEDMF